CTATGTAGAGCAATCTTTGACCTAAAAATTTTCTTTGTTGGACAATATATTGCCTCTTTATGTTGGTTACATAGACTCGGAATCAGTTGCTAAAAGTGACACCTTAATTGAAGTAAACGTTTTAGATCAGTTAGGACTCTTGATAATTGAAACTAACATTGCTTGAAGATCAGATGGGAGCCTTATTTTGTGTTTTGTGATTAAAGCATGAAACAATTTTATAGCAACTACAAAGTCATGCTTGccaattttcttttcttccatACTTCATTGTTGAGTGCTGACAACAAGTATAGGAAGTACTAGCTAATCCCAAGTTGGTTGATTAAGTGAAGTATCTTCACCTCTTGTTTTTGTTTGAGATTGCCCTTATCCATTCCAATTTTATGTAGAAATGTACTGTGAAATCATATTTTGCTAAACTTTGTTTGGCAGATAGGCAAAGAGATGTTAAAGTATGTAGCAATAGCTGaatcaatgttttttttttgtttgaaaggAGAAAAATATTACAAAATCATTGTTCATAGATAAATATCCACTTTCCCTCTTGTGGTCAACGTGCAAACTAGATAATTAACTATTGGTTTCTTGTTTGACTAGTTGTTCGTGAAATCTGTATAATTTCCTTCTGTTTCTGAGGAAGGGAAAGGCCAATAACGTGcccatatattatatataatacatACATGAAGGCGAGCCCTCATTTGGTGAACATCCTTCTGAGTTAAATTTTCCAGTTTTCATATTAATTTCCTTGACAGGTCAAAGAGATACTTATAGAGGAGTCAAATGTACAACCTGTTAATAGCCCTGTCACTGTTTGTGGTGACATTCACGGTCAGTTTCATGATCTAATGAAGCTATTTCAAACTGGAGGTCATGTTCCTGagacaaattatatttttatggTGAACttctcattttctaaaaaatattggtccattttgtttgtttataattttgtgagaataCCTACTATGTATTGTGATTTAAAATTTCTCAATATATCTGCCAGGGTGATTTTGTTGATCGTGGTTATAACAGTCTTGAAGTTTTCACAATCCTTTTGCTGCTAAAAGCCAGGTAATCAGTATGTGCCACATTGTCTATTTTTAACTCTCTTAATCTCCCATTATTTCTCTGTAATACTTGAAAGTGCATTTATGCTAAAATAACAAGATACTGGCCATTGCATTGGAATAATCTGGAAATGATGTGTCAAAAGTCTAAAACAAGTTATGAGTGAAGTATAATTATAGTTGAAATTATTCGAGAGATTACTTGGATAAGATTTTGGTCGTTATATGATGAATTTGTTCCTTTTGAGTTCCAGAGTTAGTCAATCAGCTTGGAATTTGATATTCCTCTAATGTATGCCACATCTCTTGGCCGCTAAAGTTAGGTGAATGCTCAACTAGTACGTGCTTCTCTTCAAGCTGATTGGGCATTAGAAAGGATATTTGTGATAGTCGAACTCCATAAATGCAGTTTACAAGCTTTATGCACGCAACATTATTTTTCTTGTTTCTGAAGTGCAACTGTGGAAGGGATACAATGGTTTAATTCATGCTTTTATTCTGTATAATGTGTTTGTAATTTTAACCCAGGGAATATACTCTTGTGTATGACACTTTCAGCATTTTCTTGAAAATGATTTCTATGGAGCTAATCATTTGCAATCCTTATCAGGAGCTACTTTTAGCCATTTCACTGAGTTTCATGAAGCACGCCCAActcatattatttaatttttgatttccTTGTACATCAGATACCCTGCAAATATCACCCTTTTGCGAGGCAATCATGAGAGCAGGCAGTTAACCCAGGTAATTCTATTTGGTAGTGTGGTCTGTTTATTACAGAGTCAATCACAAGCATACTGATCTTTCCTTGCAGAGATGAAAATTATTTGATGCGACAATTTCTTTATAAAGTTCTATTTGATCTTCTTCAGTTTTAGTTGCATTTGTTTCTTGCTTCAGTTTTTAAAATTATGCATATGTATCTCATATATCACATTTCAccactttatttttatataaaccGTCTTTTTGAGATTTGATAGATAAAAGTGTTGTCAAAGCTCACCTTCCTATTTCACTATATCTAATTCATTTGTTGCACTTTTTCAATATTTCACTACTCATATCTGCATGAATCTTTAATTTTTATACTAGATGTATGTTATAAAAGAAAATCTTGTTTTCTTGAAGACCTTTTGGGGTTTGTTGTGTTTATTTAGATGTTTAAACTCCAGATCTAAAGAAGGGATGATGCTATGCTTTTAAATATAAATCTTCAATTCTGAGATGCTGTTTTTGGTTAACTGCCTCTGCTATGACTATGACAGTTACTGTGTGCATGTTCTTTTGCTACTTTGCCTTCTGCGTGCATATCTAACTAGTTTGAATTTAGATGTCAGACATGGCTATTTCTAAATACCTTTTAACATGCTGTCAATGAAAGTGTAGTGTGTTTGATACAAATATATATAGATAAGAGTCCTTGAAGGTATAATCATAAAATGGAAATAGAtgctttaaataaataaataaatcaaatttgcTGTTTTCGAAAATATTGCAATTTTTTTTCTTGGCTGATCATGATCTGAATGCCACTGCCATTAATCAGCTAACGATCAGATTTCATTATATAATTTGGTTAAAtctttaaattaacttaatcaaatttaatatatattaatttgggATGTGATTTTCATAGGTTTATGGATTTTATGATGAATGCCAGAGGAAGTATGGGAATGCAAATGCATGGCGCTATTGCACAGATGTATTTGACTACCTTACTCTATCAGCAATTATAGATGGAACTGTAAGCCATTTTACTCAAACTTGAGTGCACGTGTATTCTCATATAATAGTGAATTGAATTTCTCGTGCTGTGTCAGATAATCAATTGCTTTATTCATATAACATTTGAATGCAGGTACTTTGTGTCCATGGTGGCCTTTCTCCAGATGTAAGAACAATTGACCAGGTTCGTCTTTACTTTGCTTTTAATTGTTTGCAAAAATCATAAACTATGTCTGCCAATATGCCTTTGGTTGTCACGTTAGTGGTGTCTTGAGTTTGTATAAACTTTTTAAGTATGACCTCTATGCCTTCTGTTACATTTTAATGGAATTTCAACTTGATGCATTGACGGCAACTATGTCTCTGATTCTTTGGTAACTTTTAATATCTGGATGGAATGTATAGATGTTTCTTCATGTCGAATCAGTTCTTACTATATCTTGGTCTGGAGCAACTTGTTGCCGCTTAGGTTACCCTGTTGAAGATTTTGTTTCATAATACGGAGAGAACTACATTTGGTAATTAAAAGAATGAAAAGTACAAGTGCATGTCAAAAAAATGCAAATATGGGAAAATGACTAAGATTTATTTCTTTCTTATAATTAGTATCCTCATTCTATTTTCTCTTTTTATGGTGAGCAGATAAGGGTTATTGATCGCAACTGTGAAATTCCCCATGAAGGTCCTTTTTGCGATCTCATGTGGAGTGACCCAGAAGAAATTGATACATGGGCCGTTAGCCCTCGAGGTGCAGGTTGGCTATTTGGATCAAGGGTTACAACAGAAGTATGCAGATATTTCTGTTTTTTTTCCCTAGCTTGTTTGTAGCTAAGTTGGTTGCACTGATCAAAAGCTTTGTATTCACAGTTCAATCAGATAAACAAACTTGATCTAGTTTGTCGGGCTCATCAGTTGGTCCAAGAAGGCCTCAAGTATATGTTTGATAAGGGACTCGTAACGGCAAGTTATTCTCATGCACAAACAGCTCTCTTTCCTTGTTACTTGCAGTACAAGTTTCTCAGCCATCAATTAGATCCTTCTTTCATCTATATTGAATTTTTATCTGGTGACTAGATTC
This genomic stretch from Zingiber officinale cultivar Zhangliang chromosome 7A, Zo_v1.1, whole genome shotgun sequence harbors:
- the LOC122002172 gene encoding phytochrome-associated serine/threonine-protein phosphatase 3, yielding MELDQWISKVKEGQHLEEHELQLLCEYVKEILIEESNVQPVNSPVTVCGDIHGQFHDLMKLFQTGGHVPETNYIFMGDFVDRGYNSLEVFTILLLLKARYPANITLLRGNHESRQLTQVYGFYDECQRKYGNANAWRYCTDVFDYLTLSAIIDGTVLCVHGGLSPDVRTIDQIRVIDRNCEIPHEGPFCDLMWSDPEEIDTWAVSPRGAGWLFGSRVTTEFNQINKLDLVCRAHQLVQEGLKYMFDKGLVTVWSAPNYCYRCGNVASILSFNENMEREVKFFTETEENNQMRGPRSGVPYFL